CCGGATTGTACACTATGGCTCTTTCCTTAACCTCTACTGGTAGAGCAAATAGTTCCTCAAGAAGGGCCTCCAAATCTTTGAGAAGATCCAACGGAACTCCATGGTTGACAATGGTGAAACATCCATTCTTTTCACAGGCTTCTGGTACTGCTGCCGCCAAGTTGTGGCTATGAAATTGAGATATGTCAATCACAGGGCAAAAAAGTTCGTCGGCACTGCCTAACATACGATGCTAAGCTTTTTGGGGAATCATCATATAAATTATAGTTTACAGATCATTTTAGATCCGATCATTCCAGAGCGGGGATTTTGAGTTGTGATCATGGTACGTGGACTGTTTATACGGTGAATGCAAAATGTGTTTGTACTAGAAAAAATGGCAGTTTTTAATGCATATGCAGAGAGACAGGTGGATGAAAATTGCAACAGAGACCAGGGAACAACAGCGATGTCAGAATGAATGCCCCAAGACCTCTGTCTTCTCGCCCTCTCTTGGGTAGTCGTGCGTTCTCTCCTATAAAAAAACTGTGCACACTTCTGAATGCGTCTGTCAGCCGTCTGCAAGGCCAATCATAGGCGGCCAAAATATTTTCTATCCAAAATGCTGGTAAAAAATACGCAGGTTAATAGGTAGACCTAAGAAAATAGGAAAACATTTGCAAGGAAGTGATTTATGATTGGTTGTTTAGCATCAGGTTAATCAGACGTTAATGAAAAACCCCTCCGCTAAAGTTTCCTGCtggcaggaactaataatggcAACCAGTGCCTTTAAATCTCTTACGCCTTAGCTCTCCAACGAGTAGTATTTATTTgaacaattttatatatatttatgaagTCATTCCCTACATTAAGATTAATGGTAAGTTtcattcacaatgaatgttgattAATAAGAGATAAGAAATAATAACGGTAACTAGTAATAAAAATAAGActataaaatattttctattttatttcaaATATCTAAGAGAAAATGCATGACTTGGTGTTGACATAAATGTTGGTCAAATCTCTAGTTTTCAAGGCTATCATCTTACATGTTTAGTTATTCAAAATGATTGATGAATTTAAGATGATCTCAGCGACCAGTGTATTATTCTCTCTCCTATATCCATCTCACCTTAAATAACAAATGTTGTACTACATTATTACAAAGTTAACTATAAATTCATATTGCTAACACACCATTTACATATTGGGTAAAATTCACCACCTATAATTATTATTACTTTGCTAACTCTTAGCTTCAAGTTTGCCATTTCTTTTTTGACATAAGCATATCGAATATTTATGAAGTGAAGCAAAGATCTATGATTTTTGGTCATACCTGTACAACTTGACCCTGTGAGCATGTGGGTATGACTTCCTTAGCGAACAAGTTATCATGAATCATAAGTCGAAACACAATTCACTCGCACTTGCATTAGCCCTTCTTTCCTTTTTTATAAGATCTAATGTCTCCCACCATCTCCACAATGGTCAATCCATTATCCAATATGAAAACTAAAGGCAATCCTTATAACTTatgcaaaatatatttaaattaattaaggtATGAAACTAAACTATAAATGAAACCATTCTAATTTTGTCTATCTAAAAAGTTTAAACTTAACAATGTCATTCCATTTGTTAATAAAGAAAAAAGTAAATTATGCTCAACATAACAACAATATGTATAAAACCATCATAATTATCATGTAATTGCATTCTCATGTAACTTTAAAAATCCAACTGCACTATTATTGTAGCAACATTGGTTCATTTATATCTTACATAAATATAATTTGGATTTACATTCTTATGGAATAAACACTTCTTAGACCACTCGTGAACCTtattgttaaatataaatataatacctAAATATATgcacatagtaattttcttcaaatCCATTATCAGTGAGGTGGTATTAATGCTTATTATCTCATTAGTatttggaattatgtattttatgagGACTCATAAGGTATACAATTAACCTTCAAATGGAAAAGTGGTATACTTATTTAAATCATAACCTTAGTTAAAATGGATGACAATGTCATATAATCCCTTTCATTTTCATAAATAATTACTACTCATATAAAGGTAACTAAGCCTCAAGACTATAATCATTAGTTTGGTTTCCACACTTGCTTAATCACAATATTGTAATTTGGATCAATTGGTGGGCATCTCAAATTCtatatttcattattattattatccttCCCGTTAATGATATTAACATAGATACCAAGTTCAAATGTTTTAATAATCATTATAAAGCCATTAGAATTCCCAACTCTAGAAAAGTTAGCACTTAGATATTTATTTCATTAACATCCATAACGTGGATCAGGACAATGGAATTATTTGGCTTGTATAAAATATAGAAGTATCTTCCTTCTAATTAACCATAACCATTTTAATAAGAATTTTAAAGAAAGATAAAAGGTCAATTCCAACACATATTTTGCTAAAATTAACAATAATACTTGATTTCTACTCTTAGTTTTCTTTCCAAAGTAATAGAACAAGGTAAATAAGAAAAGTACTCACCTTCTCGCCACAAGGTTTGTTTCCAACCACTCACTTCTCTCAAGTCCAAGATAGGATTACACTTAGTCAAAAATCATCAGTACAACATAGCATCCTAGCCAAAGAAGCATACACTTTTAGTCATCTTATAAAACAAGGCACCTCCATCTACTATAGGTAAAATAACCATACTTTATCCTTTTAAGCTTTTGTTCATACTAGGTTCATATTGAATGTCAACTACACCACATTGTGTTTTTAATTTTGCAATAAGTATAAAGGTTCTCAACATAATACTATTCTACGTGAGCAATATAATCATAGTTAAGGTCTAACCATAAAACATATGTTCATTCCATCATACTTGAGAAAAGAACCTCAAAGTAGCATCAAGATATAAAACATCCATGTCTAGATATAGGTGGGCATCACACCTTCACCAAACCTAGATCATATTTCCTTCTTTAACGTTCTCCTATTTATTTCTCATGTATCATTGTAATGATGGCAAAAAAGGAAGTGATGTAGGATGATCTTTGATGGCCATAATGACTTAGAGCATGAGCAAGGAGCTATATGAGGACTTAATCAATGGTTGCCTCATAAATTCATGGCCTCACATGGCCACCCAAGAGTACATTTGGCTACTCTTTCCTCACTTAACAAATTCCTACCCTAAATATCTCTACAAATTTATGATGCTATCAATTCCATAACCATAAAATCTTATGAATCTAAATCAAACTAAACCTAGGTAAACCAACTAAAAACTATCCCAAATGTAATAATGTCCAACATTCTTCCCCTTCTTACATTAATTTGAACAAGAGTGGGAACATTGCAATAATTGAACTCAAACCTTCTAAAGTCTTTGTTGAAGCATGTTCACTAATCGTTGTCGCTCACTGAGGAAGTACCAAATTGAATGCATTAGTGGATCTCCTAATTGAAGAACCTACAACCATCTacacaacatgagagaacataaaaGTGGTCTTACCCTCCATGCACAATAGGACACATTTCTTCAATAAATCCACATATCCTTCGAGTGTGTCTAATACCCCCTCTAGTGTTTCACATGAGATGCCTTTCCTCAAAAATTCCACATATTCTTCGAGCATCTATAATGCCTCCTCAAGTGATATGGAAACAATCCCTATTCTATTTtacaaatcaccaaccaaacaTCTACAAATGAGACACCTTTCATCAAAAAGCCTACAACTCCTTTGAGTGTATCTAATGTCTCCTCAAGTGCTCGACAAATCGTCAATTAAATGCAAGTACACTAAGTGTATCCACAAGAAAACTCACTCCCCACACCCTCCCCCTTCCCTTGTTCCTTGAAGGGACAAACATTATGCAAATCCCCCTCTTATCATCAAGGACACAAATGTGGTGCTCCTCATGCAATGAATCACCCCTTTGAAAAAAGCTAGCTTGGGATGATAAAATACTTCTTGCATCATTGCCTCCAACCTTTGATTATTCTGTTACACTTAATTAATTTGACAGGTTCTATGAGTCTTTGGAGGCCTTGTCAAGTGTAGAAACGATAGCTTCAAATGACCAACCAAGAATTAATGAAGGTCCATTCAATCCAAAACTATTTGAAACTCCATTGGAACATTGAAAGGTTCTCTAACATGTAGAATAGATTACTCTAAAAGAGCAAGCAATATTTGACATATGTCCAAAGATAAAAATGTGGACTTCAACCAATGACAAACCCATAtactaaaaaagaaaaaaacaaatacaCCCTTATTTTCCTTAGTACTACAAAATCAAAACAGAACTTCTTATAAGAGAAAGAAATATAATTGTACCCAATGCATGCCCTTGTCCTAAATAATGTGTAGGAATCATTTGAAGTGAATACTAGGGCTGTCAAACAGAAATAGATAGGTTACCTTTTACACATACTTGCCTTGTATGGTATACCGCTCTTCTCTGGCCTTTCCGTTGTCACATCACATCAACACATACAAACTACAAAGAAGAAATGGATTGTCACTGGTTAGAGTTTCAGTGCATAACTTCTCTCAAATATATTCAGAACAAACTCACACGTTTCTATATCTTCTGCAACGATCACTAACATGGGAATCACTACGGCATTTGGACTGGACTTGAGCCGAAATGTATCATCTACTTCATTACACTTATTTTATATCTTTCCATCTCAATTTCTCCAAAACTAAAATCGTTATACTTATCTGAAAATTTATTTTGCCAACTATCTAAACAAAGTCACGCCATTCTTCTGTCGTATCGAGGCATGAGCCCTCAAATTAACCACCTCCAAAAAGATTTCAACGCACAATACACACTATGGCTTCTTCTGCCTCATCGTAGACCAAAAATTGTCCCAAACTAATGCTGCCCAAACTGTTCAAATGGCGTATCTAAATCTTCCCCAGTCCAACGTAGCACTAGAGTGGCTTTAGTCTTGGTGCATTTTCAGTTTTGCAACATCTCCAATCGATGGTGACTATCCAATTGTTCACTTCCCTGTTGTCTATATGACTGTGAAATGTTTCAGAATATGAAGCCTAAACAACAATTTAAATGTCTAGATAGTTTACTTCACACTACACAGGCGTGCAAAGAGTTTGCTACATTTTTCATCTTTAATCTACGTTCTATTAAAAAATGCAGAGACATTGTTTCACTGCTCTGATGCTATACGAGAGCGCAAAAGAAAAACCACAATAGAAAATGATATTGAATCTAGATGATGAACATTACAATCTAGTTGACATTTTAAAGCCTTTGATTTTACGTGAATAACCAATAACCAGTAGTTTCATATATGTAAAATATTATTAATCTAAATTAAACCAAACCAATCTAATTTAACTAAAAACTAATCCAAATGCAATATTCTCCAACATATTAACACCAATAAAAGAGATAATTAGGTGGCCAACACCTAAGAGTTGACCCCAAGAccctttatttttatttccttAAAGATAAATGTTGAGGTGTGGGAGAATTTTGAGAGGGGTGGCCAACACTTAAGACTTGACCCCAAGACCCTTTATTTccttaaagaaaaatattaagatGTGAGAGAATTTTGAGAGGGGAGGGCTGACTCTATTCTCTAAAGTAATGAAGGGGAAAGACTATGAGCTTTTCTCGCAATTTATGAATAGTTTGAATGATGGAACGGTGCAAGTAGGGGGTGTTAGAATAGAAGTCTCTCAAGAGCGAATTGAGAAATATATAGGTCTAAGCTGTGAGGGGGAGAAGGTTCTACTTTAGATTAAGATCATGCCTATATGGAGTACATGACATCAAAATGAGTTCAATCAAGAAGATTTGTTGGCACCATGGCATGTTGTGAGCTATCAATTCATCAAATAATACTCTAGAAGGGAAGCTCTCCACTATCCATGATTACCATTTCCTGCTCTTAAATCATCTAAGGCACAAACAATTGATtagttttccttattttctattagttttccttccttttctattttttcttgattGTTGCTCCTCCACTCAACCCTAACCCCTATGTAGAACACATTACCCTCTCACCAAAACTCCAATGCTCCTTGCATGGAGGGAAATAAAAATGTATTACCTTTGTTGACAATAACTCATATTCCTCCAAGGTCAAGGATTTCTAGTATTAAGTTATTAAACGTTGACTTATAATTTTATAATGGCAAGGTTATCTAGTATTAAGTGGTGATACAAGAATACACAATTGATTATATATATTATCCAACATATATATCTTtaacaaaattatttaaaatatatctaGAGACCGATACCTCTTCAAATATTTTATACAATTTTATTAAAGATATATATAGTAGTTATTTCTTAATCTGGGATGTTCTTATTAGGTAACCCATCTAGCATTATGTCTAAATAGTAAGAATTACAACAAAACACTTCAATCTAGTTTTTGTCAATCAAAGATAAATAAAATGCACATAGAAAGAACAATAGTTTTAATCCATGACGTTCTTATTAGGTAAGGTATCTACGATTATGTCTAAATAGCAACTATTACAACAAAACATTTCAGTCTTTTTTTTGTCAATCAAAGATAAATAAAATGCTCATAGAAAGCACAATACTTTCCCTTTCTCCTTAAATGAACAATTAAGAATTAAATACTTATACATATAAGGTACTAGTTAATGTGGATTTTGtagaattattttttataaataggtAAAAAAGacaatgagttattttgttgtacaCAGACAATACACATCagtaatgatttttttaaaaaagaagttTTAATTAATATCTTAAAAAAagcattaataaaataaaattcttaatggTGAGATGATGTTATTTTGAAAGATTTAAGTTTTTTAGTCATCCATATATGTAGATTTGGTGGGATTAaatttttatcccaattaattaaaaattatgagTATAGATGTTACAACATACATTTGACTATATTTACTATCTATCATATATATCtttaataattatataaaatatgTGGAGACAATATTTTTCTCTTCATATATTTTATGTAACTTTATCAAACAGATATATGCTAATAAATTGTTCATCTTAGATGTTATTATTAAATAAGTTATCTACCATTCAATTTAAAGTAAAAAACAAAGTTTCTAAGATATTATTATTAGATAAGCTATCTGTCATTCACTTTCAAGTAGAACAAAACCTTTCAATTGAATAATTGTTGGAAACCAAATATTTTACAACATAATAGAGTATTTATCACAACAGAAAACGAATACATCtctaatatatttattaaaatttatcaCAACAGAAAAAAGAGACATacctaatatatttattaatatttcttaatctAACATATTATTAGATAAGCTATCTACCAGTATAAGAGATAAAACGAAACCTTTCAATTCAAGAGCAGTCAGTCCCAAAATAAATCACGAGAAACATTAGAGTACCTTTCAATTGAAGAGCAGTCAATCAAAAATAAATCACGAGAAACATTAGAGTACCTTTCAATTCAAGAGCAGTCAGTCAAAAATAAATAATTCATGAGAAACACGAGAGTTTCTCTTTCTTTTTAAATGAGGGATTGGGAACCGATGAATTACAGCAAATAGCCTTAATTGTAAACAATGGCAGATGATAGGCAGCTTCATGTGGTGATGTTCCCTTGGTTTGCACAAGGCCATATAACACCCTTTCTTGACCTAGCCAAGAGCCTCCTCACTTCTGGCCTCAGAATTTCCTTCGTCTCAACTCCGGCTAACATTGCACGGATTAAAAAGAAGATAGTGCCTGGAATTGAGCTAGTGGAGCTCCAATTGCCATCCGTGGACGGGCTGCCTTCAGGTGTTGAGTCCACGACAGGTTTATCTGAGATAGGAAGAACAGACTTAGTGCCGCTTCTCTTCCAAGTGATAGATCTTTGCGAGCAGCCCTTTGGAGCGCTGCTGAAACTGCTTTCCCCAGATTTTGTCATATTTGATGCGGCGCTGAGCTGGACTCCTCGGGTTGCCGACAAAATGGGCATCCCCACCATAAATTTCATGGTAGTTGGCATTGCGGCCATGAGTTTCACAATAGGACAGCACAGGCAACGACTGCCCGATATCCCAACGGCCAAGGATCTGACTGTACCACCACTCGGATTCCCCTCATTGGTTGTCCGCTTTCGAACCTTTGAAGCCCGGAAGGAAATTAAGGGCTTCACCTTCATGAACCGCCTCTCTATCTCTGTGGAGGAAAGCTGGGCAACGCTTAGCAATACTTGCCGAGAGTTGGAAGGAAAATTTGTGGACTATTTTGAAAGAAGCACCGGGCGGTTCATGTTTCCCGTGGGGATTTCCATGCCCAGCCTGCCGCCTCGGCCCGATGCAGACCGTTGCTTGGCCTGGCTGGACAGGCAACCCGCTCGTTCTGTTGTGTTTGCATGCTTCGGGAGTGAATGCCCTCTCACCGCCCAAGATCTCGCTGCTCTCCTGTTGGGGCTGGAGGAAAGTGAAATTCCGTTCCTGTGTGTTCTTTTCGGCCACGCGGGGGCTGAGTTGCACAGAGTGTCTGAGGATCGCACCCCTAGCAGAGGACTCGTGGTTACAGAGTGGGTTCCTCAATTGCACATTTTAAACCATCCTTCCACTGGAGCTTTTCTTTCACATTGTGGGTGGAATTCTGTGACAGAAGGCCTGAGGTTTGGAGTGCCTATTGTTGCTCTTCCAATCCAGTACGACCAGGGTTTAGTTGCAAGGCTAATTGCTGACGAAATGAAGATGGGAGTGGAGGTTAAAAGACACGAGGAGGATGGTTCTTTCACTAAGGAGGACGTAGCTAAAGCTGTCAGAGCTGTGATGGTGGAGGAAGAAGGCAAACGGATTAAATCCAATGTCGAGGAAATTAGCAGGGTGCTGACCAGTAACGATTGCCGAGTCCGTCGAACAAACATCAGCAACTTAGTCTCTGCGCTCAAGGACAAAACCTCCAGCAAACAAACTATTTGATAAATATGTCTACttttatatctatatctatatttatatctatattCTATGCTGTCACAGTTGGTAGTTTTTACATGTTTTAGTTTCTTTTAGAGGGAAGAAAATCTATGTTTCCCTTATTGTATTCTTTTTAGTCTTTTTGAAATGCTAGAACTATTTCGTTGGACTATTAAAGTTTACATTAATAAAGTCATCTTAACTATTTGTAGTTTTTTAAGtagtttaatattattattaataaataatttgttattTTGTTGTAGGTTGATTGTTCAGGAAGTTATAATGGACAGGCTTTATAAAAGTCATAATGTAATACATTGAAAATCAACTCTCAATAATATTATCAGTATTTTATATTTAATACTATACAAATATATATGCTTGTTGATTTTTCTAATATTGTTTCTCCAAAAGACTTTTATACCATTCAATAGTTCCAATAACTATTATCAACAAATTGTTAGAAGACTAACCTAatttaataaaatacatattttGTATATGTCTTTACATTTGTTTAATATATTGTTGAATATGTCATACTCTTTTGAAGACCACACTCATTTATTATAGGAGCCATATCATAGTTTGCCTTAATTTATTATTCTATGTCTTTAGTAGAGATACTCATATTTTCAATGTGAAATATTTGCTTATTTGGTTTGTCATGTATAAAAAAATGTTGATATGGGGAGGTTtaatttttaacctttttttttcaATGAAAAATAGGTAGAACTAAGATTTGTCGTAATTTGTTGTtagattttgtttgatttttcattTACTAACAAATCAATTTGTGATTTGTATAAAATATGAGATAATTTTTGTGTAATAGAACAATTGGAAACTTGAATATTAAGTTGTTTACTTGaatattaagttgtttctcaaTTCTTTTGTTGTAATTTATAGGAGGAAACTCATTCTACATTTTGGAATACGTAGCAAGCATTACTTTTGCATGGAGGTGCCAAAAATATATGTCAAAATGCATCAAATTAAATTTGTTCTTAAAATCATAAGAAAGATTGATCTTTTATTATTCTTTGGCATATACTTGTGCTTTATTCCGAAACCTTACTTATACCACTAGTTTCtacatatacaaatacaaattCTACTAATAGAGCCTTGAAAATTGTTTAgaaatttcaaattaaaaattaaaaatatagatGTTCTAATTCATATTTACATAATTCAAATATAAAATGAACTTGGGGATTTAGATGATAGGGTAACATTGAAAATTTCATACCCTTAAAATATAATTATGGTGTTCATAAGAGCATAATTAATTCATTGGTTCTTTTGATATACCTCTTGAAGACTCTTGGGCTTTGGAGGAGGGTTAAATTCTTCAACTATATTAGAAGTTGCCTTATAACTTTCATTGGTTTCAAAGGCATCTTAGGATTCATCATTATCTATGTCCACTTGTATCCTATGAGAGGATTTTTTCATATCCTCAAACCCTTCATTAAATTGAAAATCCCTAGTTTGTAACACATTCTCCGAAATAGGATCATACAACCTATACCATTTTTAGTGTATGGGTAACCAAGTTCATGAGAACTCCTACATCAACCAAAAAATAACTACATTTTTTATTTTAGTTCATTTCAGTTCTGTTGCACTTTTGTTAGTTCCTATAGTTGCTTGGGAGAATTTCTAAACTCAGActgtttagatttttttaatttaaaaacatcaacaaatttggGAGGTTTCATAACCTGTGTTAGAATCTGAAGAGGGTTTCACAACCTCATTTTATTTTGacacattaaaaaaaatagaaaatgacataaCCCATGTTAACTTGTCAAGATGTTTCAACAACCTTGTTGACTTTTGATAGGTTGTCACAACCTTATTAGATCTTGATAGCACTTTTACAACCACTTGAATTTTTGAGATAAATTGTTATGTCATTTTATTTTAACTTCTATAATTTGTATAAATTATCAATAAAATCATCTCTCCTTTATTTTAGAAAGAATTTTGCTTGGAGAGTGGTGTTACATTTCAATTATCGCTTCAAAATTAGTTATTGGCATTCAACAAGGTTGTCACAACCTTATTAGTAACcaaaaaatcattcaaaacctcTTTATTGAAAATCTTTCTAGAAGGTAAGGTTAAGACTTCTACAATGCTTTGAAAATTATCATCAACCATCAACATGGTTGTCACAAATTTGTTGGCACACAAATAATTTTGATAAccttgaaagaaaggaaaataggaTTCTTTTAATTATGTCTTAAGTGGCATCATTGAAAAGGCAAAGATGAAAATTACTCACAAAAGaggttttgtgttttgtgttagtTCTTAAACTTATGTTGAATTTTCACTATGTCGTCAAAGTCCCATTTGATTGTTGCGAGTCTATTGTAGCCATTGTGTTAATTGAAGGAAGACTTCATGGGTATTGAGAAATGATAAAGTAGAGTTTGTAAACATCCAAAGTTTTTTTTCTACATTAATTTTGAAATGTTGGACTTTTTTCTTGGTTTCAAATACATTGCTAGAAGTTTACAAGGTTTTGAGACCCTCTTAAACCTTTAAAAAGTTCTAAAATAAATTTGAattcctaaaaaaaataaaattttaagctACGTCATGATGTTTTGATTAAAGGAATCAGTTATAACAACCAATTGTTCTTATATGATCTATTGTAAAGAATATATAAGGGAAGAGAAACATTTTCTTGAAAAAAATGTTAGATTAAGGATAAAGACTAAAAGACATAGTTAAGGGGAAGTTCCtatgttgattgtgatgaatactaagagggggggtgaattagtataccaaaaattactgaactcaaacacttaagtagtttagcagtaaaccggtataacaattttactaacaaaccggttaacacaaatgcaaaccaaacagcaaataaggcattcacccacataagcacaatcaccataacataagagattttgacgtggaaacccaaatggaaaaaaccatggtgagatgaaactcacaagtaagtatctacagaatagtaaccagactggttaaggtcagaccggttaaggtcatacaatgttcttcaccagaacagatcctgttaggaatctcaatctctgttaggagataagtccgattaaagactaccttgtgagaggattttagatccacagttgtgaaccaccttgttagaggatttaaaaaaccttttatgggcctacccaattaagggtttcagacttgtcgaagatgtgagtaatcaacaagtgaatgatctagcaaatagtatAGTCAGCTTGagtagatccatgatagctcattgctaatgcatttcagtattagttcagtcttcagtaaatccacactctgttactgcACATAGAATTGATCTTCTCttttaagatcacacatacaaaatctcatcaaccaccaaaaaaacCCTAACCAACTCtctcatctaaaaccctagacttgatgtccttaaaaaggaatctgatttcttgTCGGTCCAattggattacattgcaagttcctaggttcattgcatctagacacatttggtaacaaggcacaaaatcattgtcaaagtgtcggtggatggtaactcatcacaaaaataccggttggtaactcatcatagagtattaccggttcatacaactttactgattaccggttgacaaaaatgaagactgggaaaatgataactaccgctttagttccttcgttccgcttgagattgtcaaaccgcttgaggtcttcataccatttgggtcttcataccgcttgagatcggtaaacactttctacaaaacaccgatagtctaaagactataatacataatactggtttggaacaaataccggttgagcataacttatacatacaaaaagtgatctcaaggcaagtgtgtgtccatcaatgacaatcacaacattattatcaaaaatgccaacaaattgaTAATTGTGTGTAATGCATATAAATTGTAGTCctcaatatatttaaaaattatttatagattTGGATATGTTGACAATTAATAACGTTGTATAATCTTTTGTTTCTTTAGTTGttagatttgtttctttgataagacCAAGATTTATAGTCCATCTCAGTTCTATTTGATCAT
The nucleotide sequence above comes from Cryptomeria japonica chromosome 11, Sugi_1.0, whole genome shotgun sequence. Encoded proteins:
- the LOC131065344 gene encoding putative UDP-rhamnose:rhamnosyltransferase 1 produces the protein MADDRQLHVVMFPWFAQGHITPFLDLAKSLLTSGLRISFVSTPANIARIKKKIVPGIELVELQLPSVDGLPSGVESTTGLSEIGRTDLVPLLFQVIDLCEQPFGALLKLLSPDFVIFDAALSWTPRVADKMGIPTINFMVVGIAAMSFTIGQHRQRLPDIPTAKDLTVPPLGFPSLVVRFRTFEARKEIKGFTFMNRLSISVEESWATLSNTCRELEGKFVDYFERSTGRFMFPVGISMPSLPPRPDADRCLAWLDRQPARSVVFACFGSECPLTAQDLAALLLGLEESEIPFLCVLFGHAGAELHRVSEDRTPSRGLVVTEWVPQLHILNHPSTGAFLSHCGWNSVTEGLRFGVPIVALPIQYDQGLVARLIADEMKMGVEVKRHEEDGSFTKEDVAKAVRAVMVEEEGKRIKSNVEEISRVLTSNDCRVRRTNISNLVSALKDKTSSKQTI